The genomic stretch GCAACGTTTTTCCATGTCTGCAGAAGCTTTCAAAATTAAACGGGAGGTGGTCTGTTATTTGGTCACGTGACATATttcaagtaaaacaaaaattggTAGTTATCTGTTAAGTGGGGATAAAACCTGTCACCAAGTTTTTTCCAAACTGTGTGAATCATTTTCAAGATTGACCACCCCCTCACTTTATGACTACGGATTAGATGACGCAGTCCTTAATATAACTgagtcggtggctagtggtggatatttgtcAAACCGAGAagcgattttattggctaatttacgTCACGTGGTGCAAACTCACAGGACAGTCATCAAGCAAAAACCCCCCTTTGCGCGGATATTTGCCTTGTGAAATGCTGTAGCGATCATTTCcgttgaaaagaaagaaagccggtggaaaaaaggcaaagagTTTTAAAACTCGTTTCTCAGGAGTCTAGTGATAGTGACATtaaaaagctggtcgcaaatgcCGTTCCGGAAAGTACACAATTTAGAGATTTAATGCTGCCCAAACTCAAACTGAGTCATTTTATAGAGTAGAGAATTTAATACACTGTGTTCCTAACTATAAAATAAACCAGCCattcaaagaagagaaaagtttCAGCCGCACTTGAACACACTGACATCAAGACTTTGCACGTTCTGTCTTTCATGGTtgaattaaatttctttttcagtaagTAAGATTCTCGGCCAAATATTCATCTCTCAGCCGCGAACGttatcagccgacataccagccgcctgaaggggtttatttactaacTATAGCTACTCTataaatccgagggtaaataatgatACTTTCTTACTTACGTCACTTTGGTGTTTCTTTTGTCTGCAGACAGTACAAATAATTTCCACTGCCTTGAACGGCAACGTACCATTTGAGTAATTTGAACATATTCTTCTTGTAGCAAGAGCAGAGATTTTCTGCCTTTGAGAACACTCATAGCAATGAAGAGCTTTCAAAACAGTGGAGCCATATTGTACTCCTTTAACCAAACCGCGCCAGGTCGCGTGCAGCCAATTCGCTCTCCAGCCGAACTGTACCTATCCTTATCATCATATGCCTTTCTGGCAATCGCAAATGTGATTGGAAATGGTCTTGTCATTGGAGCATATGTTTCAGACAAGTGGCTACAAAGGACGATCAGGCACACCTTTATCATCGGATTGGCGATTGCAGACTTTTTCATAGGAGTAGTTCCCTTACCAATTTGGATGTACATCACATACTCTGATTACCATGATTTTCCATTAAATTGGACTCTCTATCAGGTCTACATAACAGCTGATATCTTTATCGGTAGCACTTCCATTCTTCAACTCACAGGTATCAGTGTTGAGAGAAGTTACGCCGTCATCACACCAGTCAAGCACCGCTTACTCAACAGAAGAAATATCTATATCGCTGCGGCTGTTTCTTGGTTGTTTTCAGCTGGACTGGCGTCTATTCAGCCTCTCCAGTATGGGACTCAGTGGCAGAAGACATACACGGTTTCCCTAGCAATAGTCTGCTTTTTCATTCCCACAACAGTGATAACTACTGCATACCTCAGCATTTTTATCGCTATCAAGACCAAAAAAGCTACGACGAGGTATAGGAAAAGCAGAAACACCTTGGCGAAAGAGGTTGGTGTCTTTACAAATTAATGAATAAATGTACCATGAAATATGATCCTATTTAGTTAAAAATGCGCTCCAAGAAGAGGAATATTCCACGGCGTGGAAGGGAAGGCGGACTCTAGAGCATGTAATCTTGTAGGAAAATGTCAAATCAAGTTTGCAAAGGGTGGATTGCACATCATTGCTCTAGATTCCCTGGCCCACAAAATAGAGTCTCGGTTTCAACGCGTAGAATCTGGAATTTATTTTTCGTCAAAAAACGAAAAAGCAGATTTCCAAACGTAATGGACTGCATCAAGTATGAAATCTAGAACATTTAACCTAGGGTTTAACTTAAAAAAAGCTAATGAACTTGTTTCCTCTTCTGAGTTGTAGGTTCGATTGTCTTTCACAGTAGCAATAATTACGCTGGTGTTTGTCATAACATGGCTACCCTTATTTAGTCTCACCATGCTTGCTACTTTCAACCCTGGAATTCTCCCTTCTTCACCGAACTCAGAGCGTGTGTTGAGCTTTGTCAAATGGATGCACTACTGCTCCAGTGCGCTAAATCCATTTTTGTACGCATACCGACATAAGGAACTTCAGAGGACTATGCTGCTGCTTTTGCAGAGGCTCTTTGTGAGGAGGAACCAAGGCGTTGATCGTGAGGAGCTCCGATCGTTTCGATCGGGAAGGACGAGTTTCATTAATGTTCGGAAACTTAGCAGTACTTCACACAGAAGAAGCGCAAAGAGCTCAGAGATGCAGAGCACCGCTGAGTCATGTTCAAGAGCCATTTCATCGGGGATGAGAGTTGAAATCTCAGGGGAAGAAAAGAagacgaaaaagaaaactagCGCCAGCAGCGTTTAAAACAGAAATCAGCTGAGAAACGCCCACTTGCAGTGGCTCCACTCTTACAAGGTTTACTCACTGCTACTATTGCTTTTACAAGAAAACGTTTCCCGGACAAATATTGCCCAGCCTTTGACAGATGTGGCCTATAACTTATTTGGTAGAACATGCACCGATATTGAGGGGCTCATTGGTTTCAATCCCTTTGAACATCTGAATTCTTCAATCTACCTTAATAACAACTGTTTAATTGAGCGCATTAGATCATATCCCACATGTAttttgcgctatataagtaataaattattattaatttgtctCTGTAAAGTGCGAAGATAATTCTTTTTGGCGAAAACTGTTAAAGATTCAGATGATAACGATTATGGGACTGAGTTAGTTGTTTCACATAACGTCCTtgaacaaagaaacagcagccatgtttgttttttgtttgtgaatTAAACTCTATccttatattatttttttttgtttttgttttggtgaaaaaaagaACCCACGTAAGAAAAAGACAGCATAAGTTAATGCAATGAAAACTGAAAGGCTCAGTGCGGTGGTGTTTAAGAGCACGATGATGTTAAAGTATAACTGTTTTATTTTGCAATGAACTCCCTCTTTTTCATCCAATCTCTTGAACCCTTTTCTTTTCGTCTTCCTACACTCATGTTCTATCGAAAAAGTGTAATTTTTCCTTTAGTCACTTTATCCAAAAGATGATCTTTTATAGCTATAGTGTCTAACGGACCAATTGCGCTATATTGATAGAACGTGAGCGTTCTATGTCGTTTCAACTGAGAATGTATGGACCTCACCAACAACTAACATATCCAATAATGTAAATGTGGACAGTCATATCGTTTGGACTCCTTTCAGCCTATAAAATCATCGCCGGACAGTCGTTTCTTCATAAATCATCGAAAGCGAATGTCTGGGTTCAGTGGGACGAGTTTTGATCGTTAAAAGAGGTCTCAGAGGATTTTGTAGCATACATTCACCCATTCGCTATGTGGTGTTGCTCAAGATCCTCCTATGTGGGTCCAGCTCGATGTAATGCTAACCATCTCAGAGTATGGTCTTACCAACGAAGATATTATCATGCGGAGAGTATGCTTGAATGTCTTTCacgtttttttaacaatttgacGAAGTTCATGCCGCTGATACGCTGTTCGACTCGCAATCGTCCTTCTATCTTTCTTTCCGTTCAAttcactttttttattattttgaaggaGTATGAGCCAGTACTTGAGATCGAGCAACGAGAGATCTTACTTGGCCACCTGCCTTCAGTTGATGGTTAACTGAGTGGGCCTGTGACCATTTTGTAAGAAGAATACATAACCCCTGTCATCATCAAGTCGCCGACAATTTCATCTCAGTATTACTTTTTCAGGAATATTTgagagaaaaatataaaaatattgtttttacacAAAACACAGACAAGCACAAACGAAAATCGAAACTTTTGGACCACGATTTTAGGGACTGATTTATTTTCGCTGTTTTCTTACTCTATTGTTTTTATCATTTCATTCCCTCAGCTCTTTGTTTTACCATAGCCATGATTTTCATCGATTCTCACATCGAGCGGATAAGCGATTTGCTTCCGTTTGTGTATGTTTTAATAAAGCTGTGTTGTTAAAACTACAAATATGGCATTAAAAACAGGACAATACAAAACAAAGATCTTTGTATTTTTCTTGCTTTAGCCAGGAACACGCCCAGCAACAATGCCACTTTCAATGCCCCATTCATTTGTTCCTCGGCGAATGTAGAAATTTCCTGTTATAGAGATAAGAAAATGCATAAGATAAAAACGCTCATTGTCCTACACACGTGAGAAAATCGCTTGGGACAACATATGTCCCCTGGCGACAACTTCTGGCAGCCAACTAGGATTGAAATTCCGCCTGAGATGACTTACCCGGTAAAAAAAGGAACGgaaaaaacagacaaaaaacaacaacaacaaaaaaaaaaacaaggacaaaaaagaaacttaaaacaatagcgttttaaaacatgccAAACATATCCACTCACCATTCATACCCCAGATAGTTCCCGAAGAATTGGCACAGATCTACGAAAACGAGCAGAAGTGACATAAAGAAGTTAGGGAACTTCGGAGAAACATGCCTGCAAGCCGGGCGTGATTGAGATGGCCCCAGGTTTGCTAACGCGCGGCATACATTAGATCTCGTTTTTATAATCAATATTGATAAATACTCAGAAGAGAAAAGTACGAAAGGAAAATCAAGAACAAAGGAGCAGCTTTGCAGCACGAAATACATTGCAAAGCTGAAAGCGAAAGTTGGTTCCAAAGTAGAATGACCAGTTTACAACTTACGAGGATGTCCTCATAGCCCAAATTAAACAGTTatggggtatttacatgagaccaaCATGAGACCGGTACGAACTCAGGCCGGTCTGAGAGtttctcgtctcggtccagcaaccgaCACTAAGTCAGACCGGTCTGAGTTGATTGTGAAGCCAGTCTaatgtaaacgcataaaaagaaatgtatggcggcCGATACGATCTCATGCCGGTCTAAGTTCGTCCTGGTCTCACGTAAATACCCCCTTAATCGCGAGAGCCATTATTTTATATAATTGAACGAAATGCAGAACTAAGCCTTCGACCCATTTCAAGAATACAGTTACAAGACTGATGATATTACAGTGGATGGATTGTCCTAAAGCTAAGCGCGTTTCCTGGAACAGGTTGCGAGTCATAGCATCAAAGAGAGTAGTATACCTGCCTTACATAgctctaagccaatcaaaaagcttgAGTGGGTACCACTTGACacgaatgaaccaatcagagcacgatcCAGCTCATTAAgcgtccgccatgttgttttgcgGGAAGCGGTCCATATTAAAGagcgaaaaaccttaaataacaatgaccacagcCAGGTTTTCTTAGCCCGCGAAACtaagcacccccagcaaaccattgttttaacgaaaaccgctggtcagcaacctggttctggtcattgcagTGAAGTGTGTCCAAGACGTCTTTCAAAGGAGAGAAAAAGGGGGGTTGGCGAATGCGAAATCGCACTGatttcagagtaaaaaaaatgttgctgGGACACCGCTTTGCTTGGATAATTGCATAATAAGACAGTTGATAAGTAATGTTCTCGacaatttatataattatttgtaAGGATTAAGAAGTAAAAGTTGAACTTCGCATTGTCCAGATTGTACAGTAGTTTTCAGCTTGGATCTTTTGATTTTGTAAACTTTTCCGTCTTCCGTTGGCAGGGGTTTTTCGTTGCTGTGCTTTATGTTCCACTGACTGAACATCCAGCACCTTGAGCACGTTACGTTATTGTTCGCTGGCAATAGAGGTATTTTATGGTAGTCAACGATACCAATCCAGCCGCCtttttgcacaattttacaGACAGCAAACCTTCTCTTAGTAGAATTATTCCTAGTCTCGTGCTACTGCCTAACCAATCCCACCGGTACTAACGGGACTGTTTATAGAACCCCCATACGTTCCCACTTGTAACAATAGGGTTTGTTAGTAACCTTTCAATTTACGTGATTTTGGCCTGATTTTCGGCTCGCGTAACATTTACAGTGCACTTCCAGGGCTATGCCCTTTTATGGATTCCTGCTGCTCATTAGCATGGACCGCTTCCCGCCCAAAACAACATAGCCGACGCTTAATGAGATGAATCGTGCTCTTATTGGTCCATTCGTGTCACGTGGTACCAATCCAgccttctgattggctaagagctaTATACACCGGGTATACTAATGGCCAGGCCGGATTCATTTAtctcaaaaagcaaaattgttATGGCTGTACGAAGACCAGTTTCCAAGAGCATTTTGATATGGAGTTTGTACGATGAAAAAACGTCCAGTAGGCGGGCATGCAACCGTGATGCGCAAGACTTTTTCCCCAATTTGCAGAAAAGATTTTTTTGGATGGGATATTGCGCTGTGTACGATACAAATCTGCTCCAAACTAGAAATCTGACCACTCCTTTTCACCACTTTGTCAAACGTTCTCACGATGGAACGACACGTGCTACGCCGGAAAAGCCACACGAATAACACTTGCAACATCTAGAGATTATCAAATATGACAAGGCTTACCCAGTAATCAATGCCTTCCGAGGACGTTCCCCAGCTGAATacgaaaaagaaaaggataAGAAATAAATACTATTAGCGAACACTTCATATGCTTGTATTAGGTTATTCTTGACGTTAGGAAGGCCTGTTAATGGGTTTCAATATAATTGGCGTTGTGCAAAATTAGCCGCGTCTTTTTTGCGGCCACTTTCTCCTTCCCTTCCGGGCATAAAGTTGCCTTCACAGGAGATGctcacacgcgaggatcacgcttacggcgtGTCGCACCTTCCGAAAAGGGAAGAAAAGGACTATTTTGCGGTCTATATCCcacgaaaaaaaaagtaatttttatctAATACCAACTCGATAGCGCATTGATAGCGAATTCTTTGCCTAAAGGTCCTTTGCATCATTTTCATTCTCGGaatacttgaaatttacataataaaTTTCTCAAAATGATGAACGAACCCCAGCATTTTGATGGCATGCAGGCCCACTGCTCCTCCACTAACATAGATGTAGACACCTTCACGATATACCATGAAGTCTTCATAAACTGTGAAAACCgctaaagcaaaaaaaatttaaatgattagTTACCATGGTCACCACGGTTATGGACCCTAATTGGCCTcaatcacacggcggccatgttgagtcccgagggattgaaaacttcttttgttttgccccaccgaAGCTAgatcccaaacatttcaactcgaggctcggggtacgaatcTATGTCGAACAAATAAGCCCTATTCTCGACCGACAACCCAAACatgacacttgattattattttGCTTCCGTTGTTGGTCTCAAACGcgaataaacaagaaaaaaaagaaatatgttgGTGAACCTGAACGACAGAAATAGCTAACATACTTTGTTTCTTGATTTCGTTtgctttttaatattttttagaGAATCATATTTCTTGATCTTATGAAATACAACAGGGAATCCGATGTTATTCCTGGGAGTCGGGAGACAATAAGGTACCTTCAACCGGCCCATAAGACAAGATTTCAGTCTGAATTGCTTCGACCTgtgaaaagaatgtaaaaaattggaaaactaaatattttaagcaaaagccgatacaacgtagatttgattttagtgatgtactatattttggctggccaaaccagccttcttcaggtacaattagagtttacattgaattgcttctatgtgtatatatatatatatatatatatatatatatatatatatatatatatagatagataatAATGATCGATGGtaaaaaatttcagttcatcgttttattgctacaacgctgtttcgtatggtcgaaggacgaccacactcatcaggcaataacgaatcgttattcgttattgcctgatgagtgtggtcgtccttcaataaaatagcaataaaataaaatagcaGAAATAGAAATAGAAATAGAAATAGAAATATAATAGATCTAGAAAtagaaatataaaaatagaaatagcaataaaatagcaataaaacgatgaactgaaattttttaCCATcgatcattattatcactgctcctctcagagttgagcgctctctaaatttattctattcaagttcaagaagtttatatatatatatatatatatatatagtaaatggatgttgacgtaatattggaaaaaatgtgataaaacatggcagttacaaagattttgaattcaaatactaagagtcacggaaaaataacggaaatcactcaaaataataaactgaaatctaatacgtttcttcgcagATATTAataccgttgggatcaattgtcctgccttttaaaattaaaaaagcttccctaaATTGGACTCTTAATAATGTTCAAGTAACGATTTGCCCAAGTAGGATGTATTTCaatggcagccattttaaaaataataacaggGCCAGAATGGATCCGCAAAAATCAGTCTGGACGGTACTTGCCATATACGTAACaaaaacctaccaaaaatagAGCGAAAAAGCCTATGAAGAAAAATCctggacgaaaaaaaaaactctgatgGGATTAAGTTAAAATTCAATGaagaaaatgatatatgaaatggatcatatattgaactgcggatatgaaatcaaatgcgaaactatgatcctcgcagttgtgaaaaattcaggacttcaacaggttttgaacccgtgaccccgCAATGCCGGTGCGACTctctaactgagctatgaagctcatttggacccacaaatgaccagctcccaacatcaatggcttcatagctccgttggttagagcgtcgcaccggcatcgcgaggtcaccaGTTGAAACCcgattgaagtcctgaaatttcaggcttctctacgcaattgctaaaactgcgctcataactgcggggatcatagcttcacgtGATTAAAGTTCATTGACTATGCCGTTTCTTCATTTAAGcaccaccgcctgtcttgttcagtatccaaatgacttgccattattgagcttcataagggtatattttgttcaaagatccactaaaacgccattcgcgttacatgactttcgacgccattgtcggttaagtttatcattctactgtgtccaccagagaaatctacgcatttccactaccctctctatcctaagaaaatacgagcagaaggggatgcacaaagacaccaaagaaaacaaacaaattccacccactttccgactggattgccatactggcaacccagtaaatagcgctgataaatggcatttaagtctaagaacccattttaaaacggttggctttcaataattgaaagctaaccgttttaaaatgggttcttagactttaaatactgtttatcagcgctatttgaaatgggtgtctagacttaaatactgtttatcagcgctctttgtagccagtctgcagtctgcagtctgcaaatgtcagacaccgtaATAAGACTACTGTTTGATTGTGATTGTTAGGAGAATAAATATTACAAATTTACAGATGGACTGTGTGTATCTGCTTGATCTAATGCCGTGTGTATTCGCACGGTAAaggtgcaaacgctcgcaacactgacacgcaacattgttgagcccaacaatgttgtctcttgttgcgcgatgttagcagatgtgtgcaaacgctcgcaacaagtcataACATGtggggtctttagatgagaatacaaaggactctgggacgtttcccatctccgacgccatgttgatttcttgttcgcatgtatttgtgtggatacgtagCATGTAGTGcacgtgcgccggcgcaacattgttggatgtgctgtgcaaacgaacgcaacaatgttggaccacgcttcgatgaccgcgaaacaatagaaatgttggcacttgttggctctgaagtttgaccagttttaAACTttatccaacaacttccaacaagtcgcaacaacacgcaacaacacacaacatggtgtgcaaacgctcgcaacatgttgggcccaacaatgttgcgagcgtttgcacgggcccgTTTTCCCAGAATAAAATATGtgaggttcttttttttttttccacgaaGCTGCTACACccctcaaagaaaaaaaaatgaaaaggtcAACTTTGtctatttttaacaaaaaactgCATTATGAGGACATCTCTACTTTGTTGACCAAAGGCAATTTCTGACCAAGTAGAGTTTTAAGGGCTTTTATTTGTGGGGACCTGATTTTGGTCCTCACAAAAAGAACGGACCCCACAGTACGGAAGTGTAACTATGTCCACGTCCCCATAAGTAAGCATTCGTAAGT from Montipora capricornis isolate CH-2021 chromosome 12, ASM3666992v2, whole genome shotgun sequence encodes the following:
- the LOC138027653 gene encoding melatonin receptor type 1B-B-like, with amino-acid sequence MKSFQNSGAILYSFNQTAPGRVQPIRSPAELYLSLSSYAFLAIANVIGNGLVIGAYVSDKWLQRTIRHTFIIGLAIADFFIGVVPLPIWMYITYSDYHDFPLNWTLYQVYITADIFIGSTSILQLTGISVERSYAVITPVKHRLLNRRNIYIAAAVSWLFSAGLASIQPLQYGTQWQKTYTVSLAIVCFFIPTTVITTAYLSIFIAIKTKKATTRYRKSRNTLAKEVRLSFTVAIITLVFVITWLPLFSLTMLATFNPGILPSSPNSERVLSFVKWMHYCSSALNPFLYAYRHKELQRTMLLLLQRLFVRRNQGVDREELRSFRSGRTSFINVRKLSSTSHRRSAKSSEMQSTAESCSRAISSGMRVEISGEEKKTKKKTSASSV